A stretch of the Lineus longissimus chromosome 10, tnLinLong1.2, whole genome shotgun sequence genome encodes the following:
- the LOC135494712 gene encoding arylacetamide deacetylase-like, with protein sequence MLCCNLQFVFFLSSILTGFVAFYLYHPLPEGIEEPWKLRALLGLTKFSQHMALIGEKLDIDSRVNISRANHQRLVQFLDKWFPCDEEIQVETQKFSDIPVRLFTPPTEKENRPGVVYVHGGTFVYSSAGAYDCFAKSLAKGLDAVVVSVDYSLAPEAKFPKPFQESENATRHFLKNLKLFGVDPTKVLLIGDEVGANHVAAISQKLRTFTHLPQPRLQVLITPFLQLMDLNLPSYAQHENVSKTFSRTRFNVESALMYMNFDPNVAHLVMDNAHTSPELKEAYSFLVDHHQIPVKYREHFTPMPRDFGNPHLSDQFSNFVLHPYCFPLMQKHLQGLPKAYVIVAEHDTLRDDGMIYAHRMRQGGSKALLKHYKTGFHGMMYHKGTFNVGQLAFDEMIEFVKKDLNLM encoded by the exons ATGTTGTGCTGTAATTTACAATTCGTTTTCTTCCTGTCCTCCATCCTGACTGGATTCGTAGCATTTTACCTCTACCATCCACTGCCAGAGGGAATTGAAGAACCGTGGAAACTCCGGGCCTTACTTGGTCTGACCAAGTTTAGCCAGCATATG GCTCTGATTGGAGAAAAGTTGGACATCGATAGCAGAGTGAACATAAGTAGAGCGAACCATCAGCGTCTGGTTCAGTTTCTTGACAAGTGGTTCCCCTGTGACGAGGAGATACAG GTTGAGACACAGAAATTCAGTGACATTCCAGTGCGGCTCTTCACTCCACCAACTGAGAAGGAAAACAGGCCAGGCGTTGTCTATGTTCATGGAGGGACTTTTGTTTATAGCAGCGCTG GTGCCTATGATTGCTTTGCGAAGAGCCTTGCAAAAGGATTGGATGCAGTCGTTGTATCAGTAGA CTACAGTCTCGCCCCAGAAGCTAAATTTCCCAAACCATTCCAAGAGAGCGAGAATGCCACCAGACATTTCCTGAAGAACTTAAAACTCTTTGGTGTGGATCCCACCAAAGTGCTCCTAATCG GTGACGAAGTAGGCGCGAACCACGTGGCCGCCATCTCTCAGAAACTGCGGACATTCACGCATCTACCTCAACCTCGTCTCCAGGTCTTAATCACACCATTCCTTCAACTCATGGACCTCAACCTCCCGTCGTACGCTCAACATGAAAACGTCTCGAAGACATTTTCCCGCACGCGTTTCAATGTCGAGTCAGCGCTTATGTATATGAACTTTGATCCGAATGTTGCACACTTGGTCATGGATAATGCCCACACATCTCCTGAGCTCAAAGAAGCGTACTCATTTCTTGTCGATCATCACCAGATTCCTGTAAAATATCGCGAACATTTCACCCCCATGCCACGGGATTTTGGAAACCCGCATTTATCCGATCAGTTTTCAAACTTTGTCTTGCATCCATACTGTTTTCCTCTCATGCAAAAGCATTTGCAAGGTTTGCCAAAGGCGTATGTTATTGTCGCTGAGCACGACACGCTGCGTGACGATGGCATGATTTATGCCCACCGTATGAGACAAGGTGGCAGCAAGGCATTGCTAAAACATTACAAAACAGGATTTCATGGTATGATGTATCATAAAGGTACATTTAATGTCGGACAATTAGCATTTGATGAAATGATTGAATTTGTTAAGAAGGATTTAAATTTAATGTAA